Within Anopheles ziemanni chromosome 2, idAnoZiCoDA_A2_x.2, whole genome shotgun sequence, the genomic segment GTTAGTTTCATTACGTTGTAACAACACTTATCCAACACGTGCAAACCTAATTGCCGGGTTGAACGTCacctacaaaaaaaaccaaaacaaaataatacccCCAATctcttgaaaattttcaaattaagtcacgcaaacaaataacaaacagGCAAATTTATATCAGATTGCAATATAATAGTAAAAATACTCCCTTTTTAAAACACAAGAAAGGACAAAAAGCATAATCATAACCAGCAAGGCGAGGTAAGCCTTTCCATTTACGCGAGTGCAAGACGACGTTGTTGAACGTAATGAATCCGGCTTTAAAAACTCTTATTTCGTGTGTCACACAGTAAATATGATGGAAGAAAAGCAATGTCcgatcaacaaaacaaaacgtactATAAGAGTATAAGCGATATTAGTTAACTAAAAGGatacaaaaattaaacttttcaatCATACACTGTATGTGATGTTGCCtttaatgttaatttttaaaagccCTGATTTAATTGAGAAACATTATGCTCTGCAGTTAACGGAGTTGCGCTTGAATACATATTCGAAAGTTGAACTTTAGTAAAGAGAAGTAAAGTCAAgttttattcttgtttttttattgaatgtttTACCTGCACATAATCAAACTTTTTGAGAAGAGAATAATTTGCTGAGCTGAGCAGAAAAACAGTCTGCACCTGATTTTCTTTGGACCTGACTGAAATTCTTTGGTTGACATGTAATTGTGATCGCactttgtgaaaatattaccCCGTGCGAATGGgttagcaaacaaacaaaaaccacacatGTGTGGTACGAATGATTTCTCGGGGATGAATGAAAACCTCACTCCTAAAATTACTGAATATCGACACTTTGTGAGCTATTGACGTAAGCGAACACGCTGTATGATCCGCTTCTTGCACTTTTATTGTTCGTAGCATAAACAGAACTAAGTCATCGATTAGCTCATATCGATGTTGAAGAATTTCCCAGCTAAAACACACCTCACCTCCAACCAAACCCCACTACCTTCGAGGTAGTACAAAACGACTATTGCAAACTACATTCAAACCCACACCCTTATCTTCAGCCCTACGGCTTAAATGTAACTTCCTTAACAGCACAGGCCACGTCGGTCACCCAAATGCCACGTCCGATAAGAGTTAACTAACTAATAGGGCAAGGATTTTGTTCACTAAACGAGGACGGATCTAGCGTTGGCAGATTGAGATTTCCCGCGCCAAGCTCACCGACCAAATCGGCCGGAGGTTGCCCAAGGTCCTGCATGCTCTGCATTTTCTCCAGCACAACCTGAAATCGATCCCGCTTCACTTCGGCACTATCGTCCGGTTTCTCCTTCTCCAGCTCGGTACACACCTCCTTCATCATCTCCAGCTGCTTTTCGTAACGCTCCCGCTCTTCCTTGGGCACGGTGCTACCCTTCTCTTCCAGCCATTTTGGGTACTTTTCGACCAGATCGCGCAAACTGGGTAGCAGCACATCCGCTGACAGCAGACTCTGCATCATGCTTTGCATGAACGGAAGGAAGGCATTGTTTTCGCCTGCCGCGTTCAGGTCAATGTTTCCGAACATGTTCGCTACGTCCTCCGGACTGAACGGCGTCTGTAGGTTCTCGCGTCCTTCGCTCATAGCCTTCAGCGCATCGCTGATGCTTTGGCTGATCGACGGATCGAGCGTACTGGCGGGCGTAGTCTCTTCGGCTGCGGCACCATCCGAGCGTATGGCCATTCCTGCGGCTTCGGCAATACGCTGAAATCCGAGCGCAATCTGCTCGCTATCCACCTTCTCGCCGCCACCGAACAGGGCGGCCATGTGTTGTTCAAACATTTTCGCTTGTACGCTGCAATAAGAAAACGAATAAACGGAAAGCTGTTAACGAAAAATTGTTCTGCGCGTTGTGGATAGGCTTTCAAGGCGCAAAATCGCCTAACTGGTACGGTAACGGTACTCTAAAAACTCCTCATTCCACAGCTGTTCCGTAGGCGGATCATCGTGCTGTTCGCCTTTCTCGCCCGACGAACCCGCACCGTCAGATTTGTTTGTCTGTTTCTTTGAGTCATCTTTAGGTTTGTTGAAATCTTCCAATGCACCTAAGTAGTAGGAAAAGAGGAGACATTTCACAGCAAACAGGATAACACATGATTACATAAGCCACAGTCTCCCGGGCGCCAAAGATATTTACtgtcgagcaaatcgtccaaCTCCTGGTCCCGTGTAGCTCCGTCCGCcgaatcgtttttctttgcttctgACATTTTCCGCACTGTCGCGTGGAATGAAGGGTGATCGGAAAGAATTACCGAAATGGAcaaaactagtgttggcagaatcgggattcggaagattcgaagattcgatccctagacggattccatagattcgaatcccatttgacggattctaaagattcgaatcccatctgacagattctaaagatttggacAAGGTGGGTCCTAAGGGAGGTGAGCTCAAAGGCCTGGTcgtggcagccattttgaaattaatttttgacaatagttcctggttttgtttaccaacaaaaggaTTGCGACGCGGTAGCAAGCTGCTGGTTCCAGTTGATACGGTTACCGGAAGACTCTGCCCTCATTAGCCACAACTTTACTGAAGCAGGCGTCCAAAGGCACAtatgttaacactttgttgctacaatgctacacgaaccgtccgtccacacggcgctgcgacaattctgcgaccggggtttctgcgaccgatttgtgctcaccggaagtgtcaaagtaatcaaaagtagcccaagtcggccatcttgcatgtcaaaagtgtcgcagaaaCTCCCGCCGGCACTGGGTCGCAGCGTTGGACAATCTGGCCAACGTTTTTGTCGCAACTTTCtgcgacattacaaaaagaccGTTATTCGTATGTAAAAATGGTCATTGTTGTAGTTTGTTCGACGAGAAGGAGTTTtgatatagtaaataaatatactggcgtactaattcatgtttttaatgcggtttttaatttacctattgtgttaaaatgaaagaatgtaaataataattataatgtAAATGCACCCtatagcatatttttattattctacaaAGTCAAAAATTAAtgcttttcaaaattaatgCTCAGTCAAAAACATTAATGTTAATACAAGTAACCGTTAAAAGCGTAATTTTGGAAGCGCGAAAGTATTGATACCTACTAAATAgtataattatatttttataattaataCTTATTTAAAGGTATTAATACTTATACGCTTCCAAAATGACGTTTTTAACGTTTACTAGTGTTTACATTAATGCTTCTGACTtgctagaataataaaaatatgctataGGGTGCATTTacattataattattatttacattctttcattttaacacaatagttaaattaaaaaacgcattaaaaacatgaattagcacgccagtatatttatttactatatcaAAACTCCTTCTCGTCGAACAAACTACAACAATGACCATTTTTACATACGAATAACggtctttttgtaatgtcgcaGAAAGTTGCGACAAAAACGTTGGCCAGATTGTCCAACGCTGCGACCCAGTGCCGGCGGGAGtttctgcgacacttttgacatgcaagatggccgacttgggctacttttgattactttgacacttccggtgagcacaaatcggtcgcagaaaccccggtcgcagaattgtcgcagcgccgtgtggacggacggaaacgtgtttgttaACACGACAATATCTTCATTATATcgcattttttcccattccatgaattatttttgcaaaaaccaGCTGAACAGGATAAATACGGCATTCTTACGCTATCGGAAAGAACTTTGGAAACAACAACTGGcaaattgtaaacataaacaaaacccggaacaacatcgttagaaccatgataaaacttaaaatgttacttgggttcttacgtttataatacctactGAAGACTTGactgacacaaaacaaacgttggaTGTGTACATTATTCTCGTCTGAATTTTCAGTGGTTGATATGAAGGTGTTCTTCAAACTATAATaaagtttttgtatttaatcatcaaatcaatggccatcaaccgttttatattccgttttactcaagatgattaaatactgaataggtgactttttaggaggttttttttagaaaatggcgaccgtggcttttgacagcatggtgataaacagcatagaatgtaaacaactatACAAGTAAGCAGAAGGTACGTGAGGTAAAACTTCGACACATTTGTTCGAAAAATCGGTGACCCACTACAGCCGATGGCTTCTTAAACATTTGCCATgcgaacaaaatgaaagcaattAAAGATTCGGTGTGTTTGGTTCTCaagcgttgttgtttgtttatcttctaaGGACGATTCCCGCCCAATTTGAGTATCATCATAGTGTCAAAAGCTATTTTGCGATTTTTTGCAGTCTAGACGTCAAAATGCTCTACATTCCACTACCTTATATcgtgtgtatttatcttggTTTTACTTCTTTGGTTTCCATGCCGTGAAGGTTTACAATTGAGGGTATCAcgattgggagcgcggaaacgataaacttctcgacactggcccatacaaaaggtaaacaacactttaaaaaaagcgaaaaaatggctggccgtctcgacgatccaaaacgacgccacctacgtgtcgagatgatgcgcggaaacgaaacgacgcggctagccattttttcgcttttttcaaaggtgttgtttaccttttgtatgggaccgcgACGAGTCATCTGACAGTTCGTATCGTTTCCGTCCTCCCAATTAAAATACCCTCAAATAATACGTTCAGTCCTTCGattggaagatatttttgattgagcaaagtagtctgaagtGGAAAACCTGCACCACCTGTTTATGAGTCCATCTTCGGATCTTctgtcatacaaaatgcattgaatcatatgagtaaagaacaaagcacgctactataaaccagcttcaaacgatttgtcaaacgacgaaaaccgaggctgacgaaaaccggggccagcctgtaaTTGATAAGTTAAGTTTACTCAGatcgaacgctgggtagaatCCCAAGGAGAACCTTActgcactttcctaccaaaggtatacatgcctaccaaaaagaaccttgccaagtgtatttttggtaggaaTGGACacctcataacctaccaatatttttttttttgggaggcACCGCAGCGGAAAGAGGTACTGgctgtcaaacctttgtttgtttactgtttactgtgcaAGTCTGGCCAACTAGCAAGCATTCGTCCGTGTTTTTACCAGGGTATTCGTTGGTTCATTAGTTGCTAGATTTTCCTTATCGCCGTTGTTAGCGGGTGTAACATAGTATCGGTGGCCAGTGTTCGATAGCAGCGCTTGGATCGACCGACTCGGGGTGGTTAACCGGGGCCGGGTTAACTCGCACCAGACAATAAGTAcgtgtgtaagaacccacagcagagttcttactgatgatgatttttccgcgcttttcacacatttcagtgtCTCGTCAGGGAGGAAGATGCGGCTTAAAGTGAACATCAACGCGttctacgtgttttcactggccatgacaaagtggtgctgcacatcgtacatcgaaggagcctgctacgatccatggtcgctgtttgccagcacgaaccagaggaggGGTTGGACCTGTCGTGATCTCACGGATTATTTCtctatttcattatatttcaacttccaaattcaactacttgtttcattttcactatccactctcgtcaaattcaatcacaagactgatggttcaaccctttccgtt encodes:
- the LOC131287421 gene encoding peroxisomal biogenesis factor 19, with the protein product MSEAKKNDSADGATRDQELDDLLDSALEDFNKPKDDSKKQTNKSDGAGSSGEKGEQHDDPPTEQLWNEEFLDVQAKMFEQHMAALFGGGEKVDSEQIALGFQRIAEAAGMAIRSDGAAAEETTPASTLDPSISQSISDALKAMSEGRENLQTPFSPEDVANMFGNIDLNAAGENNAFLPFMQSMMQSLLSADVLLPSLRDLVEKYPKWLEEKGSTVPKEERERYEKQLEMMKEVCTELEKEKPDDSAEVKRDRFQVVLEKMQSMQDLGQPPADLVGELGAGNLNLPTLDPSSFSEQNPCPIS